GTTTACGATAGTCGGGATTTAAGCTCAAAAGAGCTCGGGCGATTCCGTGTCTTAAGGCCCCCGCCTGGCCGGAAAGCCCTCCGCCTTCTACACTAGCGGTGACGTCAAACTTTCCAACATTACCGGTAGATTCAAAAGGCTGAAGGATAATCATGCGCAGGGTAGGTCGGCCAAAATAGCTTTCAAGCCCTTCGCGGGTATTTACTTTGAAAACTCCAGTACCGGGATTGATAATCACACGAGCGGTGGCATTTTTTCTTCTGCCGGTACCATAAAATCGTTTGGGGCTTGCCATAATTTTTTCCTTTTTTATCCAGCCCCCTCCCCCCTTTGGAGGGGGAGGGTTGGGGAGAGGGGAGTGAGTCAATTTTTCAATTCATAATTTACAGGAGTTTGAGCAGCATGAGTGTGCTCGGCTCCCGAGAAAATCTTTAATTTTTTGATGACCTGATGACCCAAATTGTTGTGCGGAATCATTCCTTTTACAGCTCGACGAATAAGATCTTCGGGTTTTCGTTCCATGATCTGTTCGGCACTCTTAATTTTCATCCCACCAATGTAGGTGGAGTGATTGTAGTATTTTTTATCCAGGAGCTTGTTTC
The sequence above is drawn from the Deltaproteobacteria bacterium genome and encodes:
- the rpsI gene encoding 30S ribosomal protein S9; this encodes MASPKRFYGTGRRKNATARVIINPGTGVFKVNTREGLESYFGRPTLRMIILQPFESTGNVGKFDVTASVEGGGLSGQAGALRHGIARALLSLNPDYRKPLRKGGYLTRDSRKKERKKYGLHGARRSTQFSKR
- the rplM gene encoding 50S ribosomal protein L13, whose product is MKKSTYSAKADEAQRKWLLVDLKGKILGRAATEIANILRGKHKATFTPHVDTGDFVVAINAAQIKLTGNKLLDKKYYNHSTYIGGMKIKSAEQIMERKPEDLIRRAVKGMIPHNNLGHQVIKKLKIFSGAEHTHAAQTPVNYELKN